Proteins encoded within one genomic window of Pseudalkalibacillus sp. SCS-8:
- a CDS encoding anti-sigma regulatory factor — MAVQSCVDVRNEWDIVSARQLGRDLAKELGFSSVDQARITTAISELARNIYLYAGNGRICIEPIEEGNRKGLRISANDTGPGIQDIRKVMEDGYTTSGGLGAGLPGVKRLMDEFNIQSTVNVGTEIMITKWLR; from the coding sequence ATGGCCGTCCAATCCTGTGTAGACGTTCGAAATGAATGGGATATTGTCAGCGCAAGACAACTTGGAAGAGATTTAGCGAAGGAGCTAGGCTTTTCAAGTGTTGATCAGGCAAGAATTACAACAGCGATATCCGAACTAGCGCGTAACATATATTTATATGCAGGGAACGGAAGAATTTGCATCGAACCGATTGAAGAGGGAAACCGTAAAGGACTCCGAATCAGTGCTAACGATACAGGACCAGGCATACAGGATATTCGTAAAGTAATGGAAGATGGATACACGACATCTGGTGGACTAGGAGCTGGTCTACCGGGAGTGAAACGACTTATGGATGAATTTAATATTCAATCTACAGTTAATGTGGGAACTGAGATCATGATTACGAAATGGCTCCGTTAG
- a CDS encoding PP2C family protein-serine/threonine phosphatase has translation MMLGDRGILVERYEQFLSAYLSGRTEQALYKAQQFSRKMIEQNISPEEVINIHSTVLESLNGDIPEQVRDSFDFLIEVMMGYGMAYREHQILRDKQMALESEIEVAASMQQTLLQGEIPNIEGLEIGVISKAAKKMSGDYYHFVQNGPDSISVAVADVIGKGVPAALCMSMIKYAMDSLPEQQNNPSVVLENLNRVVEQNVDPTMFITMFYGHYNRTHNRFFYAGAGHEPGFYYNAKSDSFDEFMAKGLVLGVSRSTKYIQYEKTVEPDDMIILLSDGVTECRTSSGFVSRDEVISLIRSYMHLPPQEIVNHVYADLEQLQEFELRDDFTLIILKRSV, from the coding sequence ATGATGTTGGGGGATAGAGGAATACTGGTAGAACGATACGAACAATTCCTCTCCGCCTATTTAAGCGGAAGGACAGAACAAGCATTATATAAAGCACAACAGTTCAGTAGAAAAATGATTGAGCAAAATATCTCCCCTGAAGAGGTAATCAATATCCACTCTACAGTTTTAGAATCCCTTAATGGTGATATACCTGAGCAAGTCAGGGATTCTTTTGACTTTTTAATTGAAGTCATGATGGGTTACGGAATGGCATATCGTGAACATCAGATCTTGAGGGATAAACAGATGGCCCTTGAATCTGAGATTGAAGTGGCAGCAAGCATGCAGCAAACACTCCTTCAAGGGGAGATTCCGAACATTGAAGGATTAGAGATCGGGGTCATAAGTAAAGCAGCAAAGAAAATGAGCGGGGACTATTATCACTTTGTTCAGAACGGTCCTGATTCAATCAGCGTAGCCGTAGCGGATGTCATTGGTAAAGGAGTGCCGGCAGCTCTTTGTATGTCCATGATCAAATATGCAATGGACAGTTTGCCCGAACAACAGAATAACCCGAGTGTCGTGCTGGAGAATCTCAACCGCGTTGTAGAGCAGAACGTCGATCCTACAATGTTTATAACGATGTTCTATGGTCATTATAACAGGACCCATAATCGGTTCTTCTATGCTGGGGCAGGCCATGAGCCTGGCTTTTATTATAATGCGAAATCAGATAGCTTTGATGAATTCATGGCTAAAGGTCTTGTGTTAGGGGTATCGAGAAGTACGAAGTATATCCAATATGAAAAAACCGTAGAGCCGGATGACATGATCATCCTGCTTTCAGATGGTGTAACAGAGTGCAGGACGAGCAGCGGCTTTGTCTCAAGAGATGAAGTAATTTCATTAATACGATCCTATATGCATTTGCCACCTCAGGAAATCGTCAATCATGTATACGCTGACCTTGAGCAATTACAAGAATTTGAACTTAGGGATGATTTTACCTTAATTATATTGAAAAGGTCGGTTTAA